One sulfur-oxidizing endosymbiont of Gigantopelta aegis genomic region harbors:
- a CDS encoding DUF1631 domain-containing protein, with translation MTPEGPLGDLIKYASQWANNAVSKLFDNVDTQLFEMAEKSENSTDQNIYFDAMRIIRLRRSIAYEEFTARILESFSLQSIQNGQKINATNGTDDDINIDNLTLVEDDNLEEDLATHNMIAKAERDNKDSLNQLNQRMVYLYNDLKINTLNSPLGPTSLCNSFAVAVNTLEAEIKVKLLIFKLFDINFISQVNELYENSNRLLVEKGILPNLKASYKDAVKRNPRPAGDGLGGLINTPVQDGGGEMGDTDFPQYAEQGMGSEEDAQAFALIQQLISQNRPQQQSVPQAQYASTEDVVSSLSQLQISPDMLANNNTVNTGGVMAGSGAGAITSGLLKEALKQSLQSSQHKQAINQNDDDLIDVIGMLFDFILDDHNLVDSVKSLLSRLQIPIIKIALQDKGFFRSKSHPARKLLNELANAGLGVTDATNAQDSPLFLKLESLVSRVSNEQADESDSAFFEELLEDLHRFLIQFNQGNGHRKGPSKEAALKLVCTELNSRMSTKTLPRNIVLLLERVWKDVMFDIFFTDGMESDEWDMAMTFVDTLIWSIDPKADIQSQKQLVRVIPGILNALNAGLDRIHYPKELREQLLQDLQNCHLACMKGQDINDSELSQNEAIYLSKEHLNAIQRRRSTDAHDLPPTATTAAEAGTAAPVTETFDGSELTPEELESIDAGIDIMLDGDLSNLDALEEEDLLASLEDGSEEAIADDGDTDLIEDSFTQQARALTAGAWVEFQGSDDKSYRAKISWMSEDASAYIFVTQTGQIAEKSLQGLSESLRNKQAVILDESPVFERAMDAVLEGLQENVE, from the coding sequence ATGACACCTGAAGGTCCGTTAGGAGATTTAATCAAGTATGCCAGCCAGTGGGCGAATAATGCTGTATCTAAATTATTTGATAATGTTGATACACAACTATTCGAGATGGCTGAAAAATCTGAAAACTCAACTGATCAAAACATTTACTTCGACGCAATGCGCATTATCCGCTTACGTCGTAGCATCGCCTATGAAGAGTTTACCGCACGCATTCTTGAAAGCTTCAGTCTGCAAAGCATTCAAAACGGACAAAAAATCAATGCCACCAACGGCACTGATGACGATATTAATATAGACAATCTCACGCTTGTTGAAGACGATAACCTTGAAGAAGATTTAGCAACCCATAATATGATTGCTAAAGCTGAGAGAGATAACAAGGATTCACTTAACCAGCTTAACCAGAGAATGGTTTATCTTTATAATGATTTGAAAATCAATACCCTTAATAGCCCATTAGGCCCCACTTCATTGTGTAATTCATTTGCTGTGGCAGTGAACACCCTAGAAGCTGAAATTAAAGTTAAGTTATTAATTTTCAAATTATTTGACATCAACTTCATCAGTCAGGTTAATGAGCTCTATGAAAATTCCAACCGACTCCTAGTTGAAAAAGGCATACTCCCAAACCTTAAAGCAAGTTACAAGGATGCCGTTAAGAGAAATCCTCGTCCTGCTGGTGACGGCTTAGGGGGTCTAATCAACACCCCCGTGCAAGACGGTGGCGGAGAAATGGGCGATACAGACTTTCCACAGTATGCCGAGCAAGGCATGGGTAGTGAAGAAGATGCACAGGCCTTTGCCCTGATTCAACAACTTATTTCTCAAAATAGACCTCAGCAACAATCGGTGCCTCAGGCACAATACGCTTCAACCGAAGATGTCGTGTCATCCTTGTCACAATTACAAATTTCACCGGACATGCTGGCAAACAATAATACGGTCAACACCGGCGGTGTCATGGCAGGTAGTGGCGCAGGGGCTATCACTAGCGGTTTACTTAAAGAAGCCTTAAAACAGTCACTACAATCCAGTCAACACAAGCAAGCTATCAACCAGAATGATGATGACTTAATTGATGTCATTGGAATGTTATTTGATTTTATCCTTGATGATCACAATCTTGTTGACTCTGTTAAGTCCCTGCTGAGCCGTCTGCAAATTCCAATCATTAAAATTGCCTTACAAGACAAAGGTTTTTTTAGAAGCAAAAGTCACCCAGCCCGCAAACTCCTCAACGAATTAGCCAATGCGGGCTTAGGGGTGACCGATGCCACCAATGCCCAAGACAGCCCACTATTTCTTAAGCTAGAAAGTCTGGTCAGCCGTGTAAGTAACGAACAGGCCGACGAAAGTGATAGCGCTTTTTTTGAAGAACTACTCGAAGATCTACATCGATTCTTAATCCAGTTCAACCAGGGTAATGGCCATAGAAAAGGCCCTTCAAAAGAAGCCGCATTGAAATTGGTCTGTACCGAACTCAATTCACGTATGAGCACAAAGACACTACCCAGAAATATTGTGCTATTACTTGAACGAGTCTGGAAAGATGTCATGTTTGATATATTTTTCACTGATGGCATGGAAAGTGACGAATGGGATATGGCCATGACCTTTGTTGATACCCTGATTTGGAGTATTGATCCCAAGGCCGATATTCAAAGCCAAAAACAATTGGTGCGAGTCATACCAGGAATTTTAAATGCATTAAATGCTGGCCTCGATAGAATTCACTACCCCAAAGAACTCCGCGAACAGCTATTACAAGATTTACAAAACTGCCATCTCGCCTGCATGAAAGGTCAGGATATCAATGATAGTGAGCTATCACAAAATGAAGCAATCTATCTTTCTAAAGAGCATTTAAATGCTATTCAGCGTCGTCGTAGTACCGACGCTCACGATCTACCACCAACAGCGACAACAGCAGCAGAGGCTGGTACTGCCGCGCCGGTGACTGAGACATTCGATGGTAGTGAGTTAACGCCTGAAGAGTTGGAAAGCATCGATGCTGGTATTGATATCATGTTGGATGGTGACTTATCTAACTTGGATGCCCTAGAAGAAGAAGACCTACTCGCCTCCTTAGAGGATGGCTCAGAAGAAGCCATCGCCGATGATGGTGATACAGATTTAATAGAAGACAGCTTTACCCAACAGGCACGTGCTCTAACAGCCGGAGCCTGGGTCGAATTTCAAGGCAGTGACGACAAAAGCTATCGCGCAAAAATATCCTGGATGAGCGAAGATGCCAGCGCCTATATTTTTGTCACCCAAACGGGTCAGATTGCCGAGAAATCCTTACAAGGCCTAAGTGAATCACTCAGAAACAAGCAAGCTGTCATTTTAGATGAGTCGCCGGTCTTTGAACGTGCCATGGATGCAGTGCTAGAAGGCCTGCAAGAAAACGTGGAATAA
- a CDS encoding retropepsin-like aspartic protease family protein gives MMVIAMAVGLFLLTQYFQDVLSTQDNPNQNIATTHDGQVKEVSLKRNRAGHYVATGSINGQQAVFLLDTGATYVAIPEHLAARLNLAKGQQIQLSTANGRSIGYRTRIQRLSIGQIHLYNIKAVITPNLEDILLGMSVLKQLEFTQRGKFLTIRQYL, from the coding sequence ATGATGGTCATTGCCATGGCTGTTGGCCTGTTCTTATTGACCCAATATTTTCAAGACGTCCTAAGCACGCAAGATAATCCCAATCAAAATATTGCCACCACCCATGATGGTCAAGTTAAGGAAGTTAGCCTCAAACGTAATCGTGCTGGTCACTATGTTGCCACGGGCAGTATTAACGGCCAGCAGGCAGTCTTTCTGCTGGACACCGGGGCAACCTATGTGGCTATCCCCGAACATCTTGCTGCCCGCCTGAACCTAGCAAAGGGGCAACAAATTCAACTTTCTACCGCCAATGGCCGTAGCATCGGTTATCGAACCCGCATCCAAAGGCTCAGTATCGGTCAAATTCATTTATACAATATAAAAGCTGTCATTACGCCGAATCTTGAAGATATTTTGTTGGGTATGTCGGTCTTAAAACAACTGGAATTTACCCAGCGGGGTAAATTCCTTACCATACGACAGTATTTATAA
- a CDS encoding alanine/glycine:cation symporter family protein, producing MELITGFLSELNSFVWGKPMLVMIFGTGLFLMLGLRFMPLLNLFKSFKLLWQGRSDASAKLEGEISPFNALMTSLSATIGTGNITGVATAIFIGGPGALFWMWLTALIGMATKYAEAVCAVHYREVDENGSYLGGPMYYIKNGLGKKWLWLGFSFALFGALASFGIGNTVQANSVANALVTQFNIPEWVTAVGLFILTGAVVLGGIKRIAQVAGKLVPIMAIAYVGAGLVILLTHFSEVPAALALIVESAFNPVAATGGFAGATIIMAIQWGVARGIFSNEAGLGSAPIAHAAAKTNNPVGQGMIAMLGTFIDTIVVCSITGLAIVITGVWTSGIQGTALTIAAFEQVMPEMGGIVVTLAQAVFAFTTILGWSVYGERCTEYLFGVKSVMIFRVLWIVAVPIGALGDLSFIWLLADTLNALMALPNLIALLLLSPVIFKLTREAMKNKSYS from the coding sequence ATGGAGTTGATAACGGGGTTTTTGAGTGAGTTGAATTCATTTGTATGGGGCAAGCCTATGCTGGTGATGATTTTTGGTACGGGGCTGTTTTTGATGTTAGGGCTTAGATTCATGCCCTTGCTCAATTTGTTTAAGAGTTTTAAATTGCTTTGGCAGGGCAGGTCGGATGCATCGGCTAAGCTAGAAGGGGAAATTTCGCCTTTTAATGCCTTGATGACCTCTTTATCGGCAACGATCGGCACGGGTAATATTACCGGGGTGGCCACGGCTATTTTTATTGGTGGGCCGGGGGCTTTGTTCTGGATGTGGTTGACGGCCTTGATTGGTATGGCGACTAAGTATGCTGAAGCGGTTTGCGCGGTGCATTATCGAGAGGTGGATGAAAATGGCAGTTATCTCGGTGGACCTATGTATTATATTAAAAATGGTCTGGGGAAAAAATGGCTTTGGCTGGGTTTCTCCTTTGCTTTATTTGGCGCTTTAGCCTCATTTGGTATCGGTAATACGGTGCAGGCTAATTCGGTGGCTAATGCCTTGGTGACGCAATTTAATATTCCTGAGTGGGTGACTGCGGTGGGTTTGTTTATTTTGACTGGTGCAGTGGTTTTGGGCGGCATTAAACGTATTGCCCAGGTGGCAGGTAAGTTGGTGCCGATTATGGCTATTGCTTATGTGGGCGCTGGATTAGTTATTTTGCTGACCCATTTTTCTGAGGTTCCTGCTGCATTGGCCTTGATTGTTGAGAGTGCTTTTAATCCGGTAGCGGCAACGGGAGGCTTTGCTGGGGCAACGATTATTATGGCCATTCAATGGGGGGTTGCAAGGGGTATTTTTTCTAATGAAGCGGGCTTGGGTAGTGCGCCGATTGCCCATGCGGCGGCGAAAACAAATAACCCTGTCGGTCAGGGCATGATTGCTATGCTTGGGACGTTTATTGATACCATTGTTGTTTGTAGTATTACTGGTCTGGCGATTGTTATCACGGGAGTATGGACGTCAGGTATTCAGGGCACTGCATTGACAATTGCGGCTTTTGAGCAGGTGATGCCGGAAATGGGTGGCATCGTGGTGACTTTAGCACAGGCGGTGTTTGCTTTTACGACTATTTTGGGTTGGAGTGTTTATGGTGAGCGCTGTACGGAATATTTGTTTGGAGTAAAGTCGGTCATGATTTTTAGGGTTTTATGGATTGTGGCTGTGCCAATTGGTGCGTTGGGGGACTTAAGTTTTATCTGGTTATTAGCCGATACTTTAAATGCGCTCATGGCATTGCCTAACTTGATTGCCCTCTTATTACTCAGTCCAGTGATTTTTAAACTCACCCGTGAGGCAATGAAAAACAAGTCCTATTCGTAG
- the nadC gene encoding carboxylating nicotinate-nucleotide diphosphorylase, whose protein sequence is MLPHSIIQSQVRQALAEDIGSGDLTAALIPENKQSTAHLICRESAILCGTQWFNEVFQQLSTANASTHIDWHVKDGDSIVAEQCICTLSGNARLLLTGERTAMNFLQTLSGTATVTASYVKQLQNSPIKLLDTRKTIPGLRAAQKYAVTCGGGNNHRHGLFDGILIKENHIMAAGSIGQAIHAARENSPHTLKIEVEIETLEEIEEALQAKADILLLDNMNNTLLQQAVALNHQHAHSAKLEVSGNITHERLNELAQIGIDYISTGAITKHLRAIDFSLRFEK, encoded by the coding sequence ATGCTCCCCCACTCAATTATTCAATCCCAAGTTAGACAAGCACTCGCCGAAGACATCGGTTCAGGCGATCTCACCGCAGCCCTCATTCCTGAAAATAAGCAATCAACCGCCCATCTCATCTGTAGAGAATCCGCAATACTTTGTGGTACACAATGGTTCAATGAAGTATTTCAACAATTAAGCACAGCGAATGCAAGCACCCATATTGATTGGCATGTAAAGGATGGCGATAGCATTGTAGCAGAGCAATGTATCTGTACCCTCAGTGGTAACGCCCGACTCTTGCTCACGGGCGAACGCACTGCTATGAATTTTTTACAAACACTGTCCGGCACGGCCACAGTCACCGCCAGTTATGTTAAACAATTACAAAACAGCCCAATCAAATTACTCGACACCCGAAAAACCATTCCTGGACTCAGAGCAGCACAAAAATATGCAGTCACCTGTGGCGGTGGCAACAATCATCGTCACGGCCTATTTGATGGTATCCTAATCAAAGAAAATCACATCATGGCAGCAGGTTCGATTGGCCAGGCCATACATGCAGCCCGAGAAAACAGCCCTCATACCCTAAAAATTGAAGTGGAAATTGAAACACTGGAAGAAATAGAAGAAGCACTGCAAGCAAAGGCTGACATTTTACTCTTAGACAATATGAACAATACCCTGCTACAACAGGCCGTTGCCCTTAATCACCAACACGCACATTCCGCCAAACTAGAAGTGTCCGGCAATATCACCCATGAACGTCTTAACGAGCTTGCTCAAATCGGTATCGACTATATTTCAACGGGCGCGATTACCAAGCACCTGAGAGCCATTGATTTTTCCTTACGTTTTGAAAAATAG
- a CDS encoding ATP-binding protein encodes MEFERLIKLSPSKSCFLLGPRGTGKSFWLKQQCVDSVYIDLLDSEHYFRLLAAPEQLNSYIPPNYQGDVIIDEIQRIPALLNEVHRLIEATSIRFILTGSSARKLRKQGVNLLAGRALTYFMYPLTVAELGSQFNLKHSLQYGHLPSLYHESSTDAESSRDYLYSYVSTYLKEEVLQEGLTRNLEAYARFLQVASFSQGETLNITAVARECGLNRKLVESYFIILEDLLLAIRVPVFTKKAKRRLLQHPKFYYFDVGIYRSIRPKGPLDSPEEIDGAALETLFLQELRAINAYHKLAYEIYYWRTADQVEVGFVLYGERGLLAFEVKRKSKYSRNDLKGLKAFIKDYPMVKAYLIYGGKDSFYEGEITVLPMEKALMTLPEILNTGA; translated from the coding sequence ATGGAATTTGAGCGCCTCATTAAGCTTTCGCCATCAAAAAGTTGTTTTTTACTGGGTCCTAGAGGCACGGGAAAATCGTTTTGGTTAAAACAACAATGTGTCGATAGTGTGTATATCGATCTATTGGATTCTGAACATTATTTTCGCTTGCTGGCTGCCCCTGAGCAACTCAATTCCTATATCCCCCCTAATTATCAAGGTGACGTGATTATTGATGAAATTCAACGCATTCCTGCATTGTTAAATGAAGTACATCGTCTGATTGAAGCGACCTCGATACGCTTTATTTTGACCGGCTCTAGTGCTAGGAAGCTGCGCAAACAGGGTGTTAATTTATTGGCAGGAAGAGCATTGACTTATTTTATGTATCCCTTGACTGTGGCGGAGCTGGGCTCACAATTTAATTTAAAGCATTCATTGCAATATGGACACTTACCGAGTCTTTATCATGAATCGAGTACTGATGCGGAAAGTAGTCGTGATTATTTGTATTCTTATGTCTCAACCTATCTCAAAGAAGAAGTATTACAAGAAGGTTTAACTCGAAATTTAGAGGCTTATGCGCGTTTTCTGCAAGTGGCGAGCTTTTCTCAGGGGGAAACGCTGAATATCACTGCGGTCGCACGAGAGTGTGGTTTAAATCGTAAATTAGTTGAAAGTTATTTTATTATTTTAGAAGACTTACTGCTTGCTATACGCGTGCCCGTTTTTACTAAAAAAGCGAAACGTCGACTATTGCAGCACCCTAAATTTTATTATTTTGATGTGGGAATTTATCGCAGTATTCGTCCTAAGGGTCCCTTGGATTCGCCTGAAGAAATTGACGGTGCGGCATTAGAAACCTTATTTCTTCAAGAGCTCAGAGCAATCAATGCGTATCATAAACTAGCTTATGAAATTTATTATTGGCGAACAGCGGATCAAGTTGAAGTTGGTTTTGTTTTGTATGGTGAAAGGGGACTTTTGGCCTTTGAGGTAAAGCGTAAGTCTAAGTATAGTCGCAATGATCTCAAAGGGCTTAAAGCATTTATAAAAGACTATCCCATGGTCAAGGCTTATCTTATTTATGGTGGGAAAGACAGCTTTTATGAAGGAGAGATCACTGTATTGCCCATGGAAAAAGCCTTAATGACGCTACCTGAAATACTAAATACAGGTGCTTGA
- the thiO gene encoding glycine oxidase ThiO has translation MNKTLIIGAGIIGMLTARLLRQAGVSVTIIEQGYAGQESSWAGGGILSPLYPWRYSDPVTALAQWGQAHYPDVLADIQQNSGIDPEYLQSGLLYLDIEDELEQALAWEKKFHYPFECLSGDALKAIEPGLSDVSLSGNKQGWLTSSIGQVRNPRLVRALREDLLALGVTIEQQTQALSFISEGEVVKGVLTDKGSFYADQVVVAGGAWSARLLEQWVKAPKIAPVKGQMIVFKAKPGVVSRIVLSKGRYVIPRKDGRVVLGSTLEFNDFDKTTSDTVLEELKQEAYRIIPALRDYPVEKQWAGLRPGSIDGVPYIGEHPELKNLYLNAGHFRNGVVIGLASCQLLVNQLLSQASIVDPKPYLLSEERLVNDCSQIDLRTAI, from the coding sequence ATGAATAAAACTCTTATTATCGGTGCCGGCATTATCGGCATGCTCACTGCCCGTTTGCTTCGCCAGGCGGGTGTCTCTGTCACCATCATTGAACAGGGCTATGCGGGTCAGGAATCTTCCTGGGCTGGCGGCGGTATCCTGTCTCCTCTTTACCCCTGGCGTTATAGCGATCCGGTAACGGCATTGGCGCAATGGGGGCAAGCTCACTATCCTGATGTATTAGCGGACATTCAGCAAAACTCCGGGATTGATCCGGAATATTTACAAAGCGGTTTATTGTATTTGGACATTGAGGATGAACTGGAGCAGGCGCTTGCCTGGGAAAAAAAGTTTCACTATCCTTTTGAATGCTTGTCTGGCGATGCTTTAAAAGCCATTGAACCAGGTTTAAGTGATGTGTCGTTATCAGGGAATAAGCAGGGCTGGCTTACTTCTTCTATCGGACAAGTGCGTAATCCACGACTGGTGAGAGCTTTACGAGAAGACTTGCTGGCTTTGGGCGTAACCATTGAACAACAAACTCAAGCTTTATCTTTTATCTCTGAAGGGGAGGTGGTTAAAGGTGTGCTGACGGATAAGGGCTCTTTTTATGCCGATCAAGTAGTAGTTGCCGGTGGTGCCTGGAGCGCACGTTTGTTGGAGCAATGGGTGAAAGCACCCAAAATTGCCCCGGTCAAAGGTCAAATGATCGTCTTTAAAGCCAAACCCGGTGTAGTATCACGTATTGTACTGAGTAAAGGCCGCTATGTGATCCCCCGCAAAGATGGTCGAGTGGTTTTGGGCAGCACTCTGGAATTTAATGACTTTGATAAAACCACCAGCGATACAGTTTTAGAGGAGTTAAAGCAGGAAGCCTATCGTATTATTCCTGCTTTGCGTGATTACCCAGTGGAAAAACAATGGGCGGGTCTTCGCCCGGGTTCTATTGATGGTGTTCCCTATATTGGCGAGCATCCAGAGCTTAAAAACCTTTATCTCAATGCCGGTCATTTTCGCAATGGCGTTGTCATTGGCCTAGCTTCCTGTCAGCTATTGGTCAACCAGCTTTTATCTCAAGCGAGTATTGTGGATCCCAAGCCTTACTTGTTAAGTGAAGAGCGCCTAGTAAATGATTGCAGTCAAATAGATTTACGCACGGCTATTTGA
- a CDS encoding type IV pilin protein: MKKKLDKVLGFTLIELMIVIAIISILAAIAAPAYQEYIRKAKRADAQGALYGLASTMERFYTENNTYCGSENGGVVGTCVAGGDPGSFSATVPVDGGVAYYDLTISLVTANTYTLEAARAGSMAGDDCGDFTLTHTNFQGITNNTASLADCWR, from the coding sequence ATGAAAAAAAAATTAGATAAAGTATTGGGTTTTACTTTGATTGAACTGATGATCGTTATTGCTATTATATCTATATTGGCGGCAATTGCAGCACCAGCCTATCAAGAGTATATACGAAAAGCTAAACGTGCTGATGCTCAGGGGGCTTTATATGGGTTAGCCAGTACCATGGAACGTTTTTACACAGAAAATAATACCTATTGTGGTTCAGAAAATGGGGGAGTTGTAGGCACTTGTGTTGCTGGTGGTGATCCAGGATCTTTCTCAGCCACTGTACCTGTTGATGGGGGAGTTGCTTATTATGATTTGACTATTTCATTAGTGACGGCCAACACTTATACGTTAGAGGCTGCACGAGCGGGCTCAATGGCTGGAGATGATTGTGGTGATTTTACCCTGACGCATACCAATTTTCAGGGGATTACTAATAATACAGCGTCCTTGGCAGATTGTTGGCGCTAG